TTCTAGCGTCCACGTTCCTGCCCCTGGAAACGTGCGGACCCCTGCTGTTCCCTTCCCGACAACCGACGGGGTGCTGGTCGGCTGTACAGCAAGCAGGCAGGACCGGGCTCTGTTCGGCAAACAACCCCACCCGTGAAACAAGCGCCCAGCACCGACCCCGGCTCTGCCTCTACTCGCGGTTCCTTCCGCGACGTCTTCAGGCGGCGGGAGCGCGGCCGGCCCGCGCCGGATTCTTCTTCATGGACGACACCCAGAAGCCGAAGGAAGCGCTCCTCGCGGAGGTGCTTGCGCTCCGCGAAGCGCTGCGGAGGAACAACGCGGAGCTGGAGCAGTTCGCCTATGTGGCCAGCCACGACCTCAAGGCGCCCCTTCGGGGAATCGCGAACCTGTCCCATTGGCTCGAGGAGGATTTGGGCCCCCGGCTGGGGGAGGAGTCGCGCCGGCAGCTGGAGTTGCTGCGCGGGCGGGTGCACCGGATGGAGGCCATGCTCGACGGGCTGCTCGACTACAGCCGCGCGGGTCGCGCCACGCACGCCCCGGAGCCGGTGGACGTGGGCGCGCTGATCCACACAGTGATGGCGCGGCTTCCGGAGGGTGACACCGCGCGGCTCGAAGTCGGTCCCGGCATGCCCACCCTCCTCACCGAGCACCTTCCGCTTCAACAGGTCTTCATGAACCTTCTCTCCAATGCCTTGAAGCACGCGCGCGGCGAGCACCCGCTGCGGGTGCGGGTCGAAGCGAAAGCCGCACAGGACTTCCACCACTTCTCGGTGGCGGACAACGGTCCGGGCATCGCGCCCGCCTACCACGAGAAGATCTTCGCCCCCTTCCAGACGCTCGTCGCGCGCGACAAGGTCGAAGGCTCCGGAATGGGCCTGTGCGTGGTGAAGAAGCTGGTCGAAGGCCGCGGGGGCCGGGTGTGGGTCGAGTCCTCCGGGGGCGCGACCTTCCACTTCACCTGGCCCCGGCATGAAGTGGAGCGCTCGTGAGTGATGCCCCGGCGCCCTCGCGCCCCCTGGACGCTCCAGACCCCAGCGACCTGCTCACGCTGCTGCTCGTCGACGACGACGAGGTCGACCGGATGACGGTCCGGCGGCTGCTGCACAAGGGCGGCATCGCCGCGGAGGTGGTGGAGGCCACCAGCGGCACCGAAGCGTTTGAACACCTGAAGGCCCGGTCCTTCGACGTCGTCCTGCTCGACTTCCTGCTGCCCGGGGAGGACGGGCTCCAGATTCTGCGGGAGCTGGGAAGGCGGGGGCCGCGCTCCCCCATCATCGTGCTCACGGGCCAGGGGAACGAACAGACCGCCGTCGACCTGATGAAGGCCGGCGCCTGCGACTACCTGTCGAAGACGAAGCTGACCGCCGAACACCTGTCGCAGAGCCTGCGTCAGGCCATGCGGCTGCACCTGGCGGAGCAGCAGCACCGGGCGCTCGCGGAGGCGCTGCCGCAGATCGTCTGGACGGCCGGACCCGATGGCCGCCCTGACTACTTCAACCAGCGCTGGTACGAATACACCGGCCTGCGCTCCAGGCGCTCACGGGAGGAGACGTCGAAGGAGCGCCACGTGGCCCGCGAAGTCCTCCACCTGGAGGACATCCCCCGCTGCCTCGGCCAGTGGAGCGAGAGTCGCCAGTCGGGGACCGCCTTCGAATGCGAGGGCCGCATCCGCCGCCATGCGGACGGCGCCTACCGCTGGCACCTCATCCAGGCCCTGCCGCTGCGCAATGCGCACGGTCGCATCATCCAGTGGCTGGGCACGTGCACGGACATCGACGATCAGAAGCGCGCGGCGGAGACGCTGAGCTTCATGGCGGAGGCGAGCACCATGCTCACCGCCTCGCTGGAGATGTCCGTCACCCTGGAGCGGCTCGCCGCGCTGATCCTCCCCCGGCTGGGAGACTGGTGCGCCGTCTACCTCCAGGAGGATGAGGGGCCCGTGCGCCAGGCCATGGTGGCCCATACGGACGCCTCGCAGGTGCCCATCCTGCGCGAGTTGCACCGCGCCTTCCCACCCTCCGCCAGCGCCGACCGGGGCATCTCCCGGGTGCTGCGCACGGGCGAGGCCGAGTGGGTGCACGACCTCACCGATGCCCTGCTCGAAGAGGCCCAGGGCCCCGTGGAGGGCCTGAAGAGCGACGCGCGGCTCCGGCCGGGTTCGTGGATCCTGGTCCCGCTGTGGGCCCAGCGGCGCGTCTTCGGCGTGGTCCAGATCTGCGCGCTGCGCCCGGGTCGCCGCTACACGGCGCACGACCTGGAGCTGGTGCAGGAGCTGGCACGGCGGGCGGAGATCGCCTTCGACAACGCGCGGCTGTTCGAGATGGCCAAGGCCGAGCACCTGGTCGCCGAGCAGGCCAACCGCGCCAAGGACGAGTTCCTCGCCGCCGTCTCCCATGAGCTGCGCACGCCGCTGATGGCCATGCTGGGGTGGACGCGGATGCTGCGCTCGGGGCAGCTGGCGCCGGAGAAGCACGCGCGGGCCCTGGAGGCGGTGGAGCGCAACACGCAGGTGCAGACGCAGCTCATCGAGGACCTCCTCGACGTGTCGCGGATCATCACCGGCAAGCTGCGGCTGGAGGTCCGCGCGGTGAACCCCGGCGAGTGCATCGACGCCGCGCTGGATTCGGTGCGCCACGCGGCCGAGGCCAAGGGCGTCACGCTCCAGTTCGACCGGCCCCCGGACATCGGCTCCCTGCACGGGGACGCCGACCGCATCCAGCAGATGGTCTGGAACCTGCTGTCCAACGCCATCAAGTTCACGCCCAGGGGCGGACAGGTCACCGTGCGCCTTCGGCGGACGGAAGGGACCGTCCGCATCGACGTGGAGGACACCGGCCAGGGCATCCCCCAGGCCTACCTGTCGCAGATCTTCGAGCGCTTCTGGCAGGTCGACGGGAGCTCCACCCGCAAGCACGGTGGGCTGGGGCTGGGGCTGGCCATCGTGCGGCACCTGACCGACCTGCACGGGGGCGCCGTCGAGGCCTTCAGCGAGGGCGAGGGTCAAGGCACGCGCTTCACCCTGACGCTGCCCCTGGCCAAGGCCGAGGAGGGAAAGCTGGAGCCGCACCTCCCGGCCACGGCGCGCCTGGACGTTCCGCCCCTGCCGATGACCGTCCTCCAGGGGCTCCACGTGCTGGTGGTGGACGATGAACCCGATGCCCGGGAGCTGCTCTCCGTGGTGTTGGAGGGCCGGGGGGCCGTGGTCGTCACCGCCGCCAGCGCCCGCGAGGGATTGGAGAAGCTGCGGCTCTTCCGGCCCCACGCGCTCCTCTCCGACATCGGGATGCCGGGCGAGGATGGCTATTCGCTGATCCGCAGGCTGCGCTCGCTGCCCGTCGACCAGGGCGGACAGACGCCGGCCATCGCGCTCACGGCCTTCGCCCGGATGGAGGACCGCACCCGGGCGCTGCTCGCCGGCTTCCAGATGCACGTCCCCAAGCCCATCGATCCCGCGGAGCTGGTGAGCGTGCTGGCCACGCTCACCGGCCGGAACACCCCCGGTTCGAAGAGCGCAGGCGGGGCAGCTCCGCCTGAGCGTCGGAGACGTCCGGCACCGGGCCCGCCGTGTCGCTGGCGAGCCCGGCCCCTGCTACTTCGACGCCGCGTCCTCCAGGGCCTCCGCGATCCGCTTCCGGAGTTCCTCGGCCAGGACCGAGACCCGGGGCGCCCGGAGGATGGAGTAGTGGTCACCCTCCAGCTCGAGCAGCTTCACGCCTCCCAGGCCCAGGGCACTCCAGCCGCGATCCCGGCCGAGCGGCGCGGGATCCTCGCTCCGGCTGGCGCGGAACACGGTGATGTCGCCGTCGTGCGGGACGGGGACGTACTGGCGGGTCGCCTTGCGGTTGAGCTCGAAGACGCGCATCAGGATGCGGAAGTCCTTCAGCTCCACGTCCGGCGTCACCGCTCCGGCCTTCTTCGCCTCGTCGAGCAGTCGCGCCAGGAGTTCATCGCGGGAGGGCGGCGCTCCGGCCTCCGGTGACTTCTCCGGGCCGTTGCTCGCGGGCTCCTCTTCAAAGAGGGCGGCCAGCTCCTGGTTGATCTGCTCGCCTTCCGTGCCCGTGCCTCCCGTCTGGCTCACGGAGCCCGGGTCGAGGAGCGCCAACAGCGCCACGGTCTGCCCCGCCGCGCGCAGCTGACGGGCCATCTCGTAGGCCACCGCTCCGCCCATGGACCAGCCCGCGAGCAGGTAGGGCCCTTCCGGCCGCACCGTGCGCACGGCTTCGACGTAGGTGGTCGCCATCGCCTCGATGGAGTCCAACGGCTCCTGCTCGCCTTCGATGCCCAGCGAGCGCAGGCCGTAGAACGGCTGATCCGGACCCAGCTGCCGCGACAGCTCCACGTAGCTGAGGACGTTGCCTCCGGCCGGGTGGACGCAGAACAACGGTGGGCGGCTGCCCTCCGGCTGGATGGTCACCAGCGGAGACATGGACGGTGCCGCGTCCTGACGCAGGAGCATCGCCAGCCGCTCCACCGTCGGGCTCAGGAAGAGCGCCGCCAACGGCAGGCCCTTCCCCAGGCGCTTGCGGATCGCCGTCATCAACCGCACCGCGAGCAGCGAGTGGCCTCCCAGCTCGAAGAAGTCCGCGTCGACGCTGATCGGCTGCATCCCGAGCAGATCCTCCCAGATCGACACGAGCTGCAACTCCACCGTGTCACGGGGCGCGATGACCTTGCCCGCGGCGCTCGTTCCCACCGCCGGCTTCGGCAGGGCCTTGCGGTCCACCTTGCCGTTGGCGTTGAGCGGCAGCGCCTCCAGCACCACGAAGGCCGACGGCACCATGTACTCCGGCAGCCGCCCCTTCAGTGCGCTCCGCAGCGTCGCCGCGTCCGCCGTCTGGCCCGCCTGCGCCACCACGTACGCCACCAGCCGCTTGTCCCCGGGCGCGTCCTCCCGCACCACCACCACGACATCCCGCACCTGCGGCTGCTCGCCCAGCGCGGACTCCACTTCTCCCAGCTCGATGCGGAAGCCTCGCACCTTCACCTGGAAGTCCATCCGGCCCAGGTACTCCAGTGCCCCGTCCCGGCCCCACCGCACCTTGTCTCCCGTGCGGTACAGCCGTGCCCCTGGCTCCTCGCTGAAGCCGTCCGGCACGAAGCGCTCCGCCGTCAGCCCCGGCTGGCCCAGGTAGCCGCGCGCAAGGCCCTCTCCGCCGAGGTACAGCTCGCCCGGCACGCCCACCGGCACCGGCCGCCCCTTCGCGTCCAGCACGTACGCCTGCGTGCCTTCCAGCGGACGCCCAATCCGCGGCTCCGTCTTCGCCCCGCGCTCCACTCGCGCGTGCGTTGAGTACGTCGTGTCCTCCGTCGGGCCGTAGAGGTTGTTGACCTCCTTCACCTGCCCAAGCCCGTACAGCGCCTGCACCAGCCGGTTCGGCAGCGCCTCGCCCGCCAGGTTCACCGTCTGCACCGTGGCCGGGATGCCTCCGCTTCGCACCAGTTCCGCCACCGCCGACGGCACCGTGTTCAGCAGCGTCACGCGCCCGGCTTCCTTCAGCCCCGCCAGCGCCAGCGCGTTCTCCGCCACCACCACCGTGCCGCCGCTCACCAGCGGCGCGAAGACTTCGAACACCGACAGGTCGAAGTTCAGCGACGTCGCCGCAAGCACGCCCTTCAACTGCTCAGCCTTGAAGGTCCCCCTCGCCCACTTCAGGAACGCCACCGCGCTCGCGTGCGTCACCGCCACGCCCTTCGGACGGCCCGTGCTTCCTGACGTGTACAGCACGTACGCCAACTGCTGCTCAGCGCTCGTGAGCACCACCGCCGCTTCCGAGTACGCGGCCAGCACGCTCGCGTCCGCGTCCAGGCGCACCCTCTGCCCCGTGTACTCCGGCAGCACGCCTTCCAGGCCCGCCTGCGTCACCACCACCGGCGCGCCTGTACCCTCCAGCATGTAGGCCAGCCGCTCCTTCGGGTACGTCGCGTCCAGCGGCACGTACGCCGCGCCCGCCTTCAGCACGCCCAGCAGCGCCACCACCATCTCCGCCGAGCGCTCCACGCACACGCCCACCCGGCTCTCTTCTCCCACGCCCAGCGTCCGCAGGTGACGCGCCAACTGATTCGCCCGCGCCTCCACCTGCGCGTACGTCAGGGCCGCACCCTCGTGCACCACCGCCACCGCATCTGGCGTCTTCGCAGCCTGCACCGCGAAGAGGCTGTGGACGGTCTCCGTGCCTGCACGCTCCTGGGCTGGCGCACCCGCGAAGTGCATCAGCACCTGCTGACGCTCCTCCTGCTGCAACAGCGGCAGCTCCCAGATGCTGGTGTCCGCGTCCTTCGCGATGCCCTCCAGCAACACGGTCAGGTGCCCCAACATCCGCTGGGCCGTCTCCGCGTCGTACAGGTCCGTGTTGTATTCGAGCGACGTCGCCAGCCCCCGGCCGGTCTCCGCCATGGCCAGCGACAGCTCGAACTTCGCGGCTCCACTACCGGTATCGACCTCGCGCAGCGCCAGCCCTTCGCCACCGGTCGGGCTTCCGTCCGGCCCCTTCGCGCTGTTCTGCAAGGTGAACATCACCTGGAAGAGCGGCGAGCGGCTCAGGTCGCGCTCCGGCTTCAGCTCCTCCACCAGCTTCTCGAACGGCACCTCCTGGTACGCGTACGCGCCCAGCGTCGTCTCCTTCACCTGACGCAGCACCTGACGGAAGGACGCGCCGTCCTCCAGCTTCGTGCGCAGCACCAGCGTGTTGACGAAGAAGCCGATGAGGCTTTCCAGCTCCGTGCGATTGCGGCCGGCGATGGGCGTCCCCACGCTGATGTCCTGCTGTCCGCTGTAGCGCGCCAGCACCACCTGCCACGCCGCCAGCAGCACCATGAAGGACGTGGCGCCCTCCTCGCGCGCCAGCGCCGACACCGCCTCTTCCAGCGCCTTCGGCAACATCACCGACGTGTTCGCGCCCTGGAAGGTCTGCACGGCGGGCCTCGGATGATCCGTCGGCAGCTCAATGGCCCTCGGTGCGCCCTCCAGTTGCTGACGCCACCAGGCGATCTGCGTCTCCAGGACTTCGCCCTTCAGCCAGCCCCGCTGCCAGGCCGCGTAGTCCGCGTACTGCACGTCCAGCTCCGGGAGCGGCGAAGGACGCCCCTCCGCATACGCGGCGTAGAGCGCGGCCACTTCACGCACCAGCACCCGCATCGACCAGCCGTCCGACACGATGTGGTGCATCACCAGCACCAGGACGTGCTCCTCTTCCGACACCGACAGCAGGGCCGCACGGAAGAGCGGTCCCTGACCCAGGTCGAACGGACGCGCCGCCTCCGCTTCCGCGAAACGCCGAGCCTCCGTCCGGCGCTCCTCGGTCCCCTGCCCCGTGAGGTCGATGAGCCTCAGGGTCTTCGCCGCCGTGGGTGCGATGACCTGGATCGGTTCTCCGTCGAGCCCCTGGAACGTGGTCCGCAGGGCTTCATGCCGGCGCACCAGCTCCGTGAACGTGCGCTCCAGCGCCGCCACGTCCAGCCGTCCCGTGAGCCGCACGGCGGACGGCAGGTTGTAGAGGGCGCTGCCCGGCTGGAGCTGATCCAGGAACCACAGGCGCTGCTGCGCGAAGGACAGCGGCTCATGTCCCGTGCGCGGCCGTGCCACCAGCGGCGGCTGCTTCGTTCCCGCCCCCTGGGCCACCTCCGCCTCGATCCGCTCCGCCAGTGCATGCAGCACGGGCGACTCGAACAGGGCCCGCAGCGGCACCTCCACGCCGAAGGCCGTCCGGATGCGGGACACCACCTGCGTCGCCAGGAGCGAGTGTCCGCCCAGCTCGAAGAAGTCGTCCCGGGCGCCTACCTGCCGCACGCCCAGCACCTGCGCCCAGAGGGCCGCCAGCACCTCCTCCGTCGCCGTGCGGGGCGCCTCGTAGCGGCCCGCCTGCGACAAGCCAGCCTCCGGCGCCGGCAGGGCCTTGCGGTCCACCTTGCCGTTGGCGTTGAGCGGCAGCGCGTCCAGCACCACCAGCGCCGACGGCACCAGGTACTCCGGCAGCCGCTGCTTCAATGCCGAGCGCAGGGCCTGCGCCTCCACCGCTTCGCCCGGCTTCGCCACCACGTACGCCACCAGCCGCTTGCCCGTCGCGGCGTCCTCGCGCACCACCGCCACGGCCTCGCGGACTCCGGGCTGCGCCACCAGCGCCGCTTCGACCTCGCCCAGTTCGATGCGGTAGCCGCGCACCTTGACCTGGAAGTCCAACCGGCCCAGGTACTCCAGCGTTCCGTCCTCCCGCCAGCGCGCCTTGTCGCCCGTGCGGTACAGCCTCGCGCCAGCCCGTCCACTCAGCCCGTCCGGGATGAAGCGCTCCGCCGTCAGGTCCGAGCGGCCCAGGTAGCCACGCGCCAGGCCTTCGCCGCCCACCAGCAGCTCGCCCGCCACGCCCACCGGCACCGCGCGGCCTGCTTCGTCCACCACGTACACATCCGTGTTCGCGATGGGCCGGCCGAGCGGCACCACCTCCACTGCCTCGCGCGGCGTCTCCCACGCCACGCAGTCGATGCACGCCTCCGTCGGGCCGTACTGGTGCACCAGCTTCGCGCCCAGCTTCTTCACGAAGCGCCGGTGCAGGCCCGCCGCCAGGGCCTCGCCGCCGCAGAAGACGTACCGCAGGCCTTCGCAGCCCTCCACCCCAGGGGTCTCCAGGAAGGTCCCCAGCGGCGCGGGTCCGAAGTGCACGTGCGTTACCCCGTGCTCGGCCACCGTCTTCACCAGATACTCCGTGTCGCGCTGGCCTCCCGGCTTCGCCAACACCAGCCGCGCTCCACTCACCAGCGGCGCCCAGACCTCCCACACCGAGATGTCGAAGCTGCTGGAGGCCTTCGCCAGGAACGCGTCGCTCCCGCTCATCGGGAAGCGCTCCTGCCGCCAGTGCAGGTGGTTGACGACGGCGCGGTGTCCCACGCCCACGCCCTTGGGCTTCCCGGTGCTGCCCGACGTGTAGATGACGTACGCCAGGGTGTCCGCATCCGGGGGCGCCTGGACTTCGTCACGGGTGACGGAGTCCGAGCGAACCGCGGTCAGGATTGCATCCTCCACGTGCACCACGCGCGCGGAGGTGGCGGGCAGTTCGTGCGCACGCGCCGCGTGTGCCAGCACGAGCGCCACGCCGCTGTCCTCCACCATGAAGCCCAGCCGCTCCGCCGGATACTCCACGTCCAGCGGCACCCAGGCACCGCCCGCCTTCAACGTCGCCACCTGCGCCATCACCAGCGCGGCGGAACGCTCCAGCGCCAGGCCCACCTTCACCTCCGGGCCCACGCCCCAGGCGCGCAGCGAGTCCGCCAGCGCCTCGGCGGCCTCGTTCACCTGCCGGTAGCTGAACGTCCCCTCGTCGCCGACGATCGCCACCGCCTCCGGAGTCTTCCGGACCTGCGCCTCGAACAGGCCGTGCAGCGTGGCCTCTCGCGGGAACTCCGCCGCCGTCTGGTTCCACTCCACCAGCACCCGCTGCGCGTCAGCGCCCCGCAGCAGGGCCACCTCCGCGATGCGCGTGTCGGGACGGGCCGTCACTTCTTCCAGGAGCGCGCCCAGGTGCTTGAGCAGCCGCTTCGCGGTCCCCTCTTCGAAGAGGTCCGTGTTGTACGTCAGCGTCGCAGCCAGCCCCTGGCCCGTCTCCGACATGGCCAGCGTCATGTCGAACTTCGCCGTCGCGCCTTCCGTCTCCACCGCGCGCAGCACCAGCCCGCCCGGCAGGGACTGGCCTTCGCCCACCGCAGCGGTGTTCAGCGTGAAGGACACCTGGAACAGCGGCGTGCGGCTCAGGTCGCGCTCCGGCTTCAGCTCCTCCACCAGCTTCTCGAACGGCACCTCCTGGTGCGCGTACGCGCCCAGCGTCATCTCGCGCACCTGGGCCAGCACCTGCCGGAAGGACCGATGCCCCTCCACCTTCGTGCGCAGCACCAGCGTGTTCACGAAGAAGCCGATGAGCCCTTCCAGCTCCGTCTGGTTGCGCCCCGCGATGGGCGTCCCCACGCTGACGTCCTGCTGTCCGCTGTAGCGCGCCAGCACCACCTGCCAGGCCGCCAGCAGCAGCATGAATGACGTCACGCCCTCCTGCTGCGCCAGCGCCTTCACCTGCTCCTCCAACGCGCGAGGCAGGGCCACCGAGTGGCTCGCGCCCCGGAAGCGCTGCACCGCCGGACGCGGCTTGTCCGTCGGCAGCTCCAGCGCGGGCGGCGCGCCCTCCAGTTGACGACGCCACCAGCCGAGCTGCGCTTCCAGCACGTCGCCCTTCAGCCAGCTCCGCTGCCACGCCGCGTAGTCGGCGTACTGCACCGGCAGCTCGGACAAGGGGGACCCGTGTCCCTGCGTGAAGGCCGCGTAGAGGGCACCGACCTCCTTCACCAGCACACCCATGGACCAGCCGTCCGACACGATGTGGTGCATCACCAGCACCAGGACGTGATCGCTGGCGCTCAGCCGCAGCAGCTTCGCCCGGAACAAGGGGCCCTGGCTCAGGTCGAACGGGCGCTGGGATTCCCACTGCGCACGACGCTGGGCTTCCGTCTCGCGCTCGTCGACGGGCAGCGCTTCGAGGTCCACCGACTCCAGCACCGTCTTCGCCGACGGTGCGACCACCTGCGTGGGCTGACCATCACGGACCTGGAACGTCGTGCGCAGGGACTCGTGGCGTCGGACCAGCTCGTCGAAGGTGCGGCGCAGGGCTTCCACGTCCAACGGACCCGACAGCCGGACGGCTGCGGGCAGGTTGTAGAAGGCACTGCCCGGCTGGAGCTGATCCAGGAACCACAGACGCTGCTGCGCGAAGGACAGCGGCTCCTCGTCCGAGCGCACCTGCTTCACGAGCGCGGGCATCGTCGCGCTGTGGCCTGACTTCTGGACTGACTCCACCTTGAGGGCCAGCTCCTCGACCGTCGGGGCCTCGAAGAGGGCTCGCAGCGGCAGCTCGACGTTGAAGGCCGTGCGGATGCGCGACACCGCTTGCGTCGCCAGCAGCGAGTGGCCTCCCAGTTCGAAGAAGCTGTCCTGGATGCCCACCTGCTTCACACCCAATACCTGGGCCCAGAGGTTCGTCAGCGCCTCCTCGGTCTTCGTGCGAGGGGCTACGTACTTCCGGGTGCGCTCCGCGCCAGCTTCCGGCTTCGGCAGGGCCTTGCGGTCCACCTTGCCGTTGGCGTTGAGCGGCAGCGCCTCCAGCACCACGAAGGCCGACGGCACCATGTACTCCGGCAGCCGCCCCTTCAGTGCGCTCCGCAGCGTCGCCGCGTCCGCCGTCTGGCCCGCCTGCGCCACCACGTACGCCACCAGCCGCTTGTCCCCGGGCGCGTCCTCCCGCACCACCACCACGACATCCCGCACCTGCGGCTGCTCGCCCAGCGCGGACTCCACTTCTCCCAGCTCGATGCGGAAGCCTCGCACCTTCACCTGGAAGTCCATCCGGCCCAGGTACTCCAGCGCCCCGTCCCGGCCCCACCGCACCTTGTCTCCCGTGCGGTACAGCCGTGCCCCTGGCTTCTCGCTGAAGCCGTCCGGCACGAAGCGCTCCGCCGTCAGCCCGGGCTGGCCCAGGTAGCCGCGCGCAAGGCCTTCTCCGCCCAGGTACAGCTCGCCTGGCACGCCCACCGGCACCGGCTGCCCCTTCGCGTCCAGCACGTACGCCTGCGTGCCCTCTAGCGGGCGCCCAATCCGCGGCTCCGTCTTCGCCCCGCGCTCCACTCGCGCGTGCGTCGAGTACGTCGTGTCCTCCGTCGGGCCGTAGAGGTTGTTGACCTCCTTCACCTGCCCAAGCCCGTACAGCGCCTGCACCAGCCGGTTCGGCAGCGCCTCTCCGGCCAGGTTCACCGTCTGCACCGTGGCCGGGATGCCTCCGCTTCGCACCAGCTCCGCCACCGCCGACGGCACCGTGTTCAGCAGCGTCACGCGTCCGGCTTCCTTCAGCCCCGCCAGCGCCAGCGCGTTCTCCGCCACCACCACCGTGCCGCCGCTCACCAGCGGCGCGAAGACTTCGAACACCGACAAGTCGAAGTTCAACGACGTCGCCGCAAGCACGCCCTTCAATTGCTCAGCCTTGAAGGTGGCCGTCGCCCACTTGAGGAAGGCCACCGCGCTCGCGTGCGTCACCGCCACGCCCTTCGGACGGCCCGTGCTTCCTGACGTGTACAGCACGTACGCCAACTGGCTCGGGACGCTGCTCTCACTCAGAGCCG
Above is a window of Corallococcus soli DNA encoding:
- a CDS encoding sensor histidine kinase, producing MDDTQKPKEALLAEVLALREALRRNNAELEQFAYVASHDLKAPLRGIANLSHWLEEDLGPRLGEESRRQLELLRGRVHRMEAMLDGLLDYSRAGRATHAPEPVDVGALIHTVMARLPEGDTARLEVGPGMPTLLTEHLPLQQVFMNLLSNALKHARGEHPLRVRVEAKAAQDFHHFSVADNGPGIAPAYHEKIFAPFQTLVARDKVEGSGMGLCVVKKLVEGRGGRVWVESSGGATFHFTWPRHEVERS